One genomic segment of Sebaldella sp. S0638 includes these proteins:
- a CDS encoding OmpA family protein: protein MKKIFLAFLLFFGVVYSHIPACMPTSGMCIITGYRVGGEAPAQSEYPAIVETTDILNYYLKKNQKIKLVGYTDTTEVKNKKKLSYKRAEELYELLKFYGFREDIEVELSGMADEKPRARNDTAVGKFLNRRVEIILKFDNVSNTEKPEN from the coding sequence ATGAAAAAAATATTTTTAGCATTTTTATTATTTTTTGGAGTAGTGTATTCGCATATTCCAGCGTGTATGCCAACAAGTGGTATGTGTATAATTACAGGATACAGAGTGGGCGGCGAAGCACCTGCTCAGTCAGAGTATCCAGCCATAGTAGAAACCACAGATATACTAAATTATTATTTGAAAAAAAATCAAAAAATAAAACTGGTAGGATACACAGATACAACTGAAGTAAAGAATAAAAAGAAATTGAGTTATAAAAGAGCTGAGGAGCTATATGAATTATTGAAATTTTATGGATTCAGAGAGGATATAGAAGTAGAGTTGTCAGGTATGGCGGATGAAAAGCCGAGGGCAAGAAATGATACAGCGGTAGGAAAATTTCTTAACAGAAGAGTTGAGATAATATTGAAATTTGATAATGTGTCAAATACTGAAAAACCGGAGAATTAA
- a CDS encoding MIP family channel protein — MKKYYAECLGTFTLVLFGCGAVVFAKNEVGQLGIAFAFGLSIVAMAYSIGSISGCHINPAVTIGAWICNRIEKKEVLPYIIAQLAGAVIASALIFLIASGSPYYSSFDGLGQNGFGYGYGGEYNVFSAAVFEFVATFIFVFVILGATHKNSNTKFAGLVIGLTLVMIHIIGIQITGVSVNPARSFGPALFSVTALSQLWLFIIFPLLGGGLAGFVYKKCLIFDTES, encoded by the coding sequence ATGAAAAAATATTATGCTGAATGTCTGGGTACATTTACCCTTGTTTTGTTTGGCTGCGGTGCTGTTGTTTTTGCAAAAAATGAAGTGGGACAGCTCGGAATTGCGTTTGCTTTCGGACTTAGTATTGTTGCAATGGCCTATTCCATAGGATCGATATCAGGATGTCATATTAATCCCGCTGTTACAATTGGCGCATGGATATGTAACAGAATAGAGAAAAAAGAGGTATTGCCTTATATTATTGCACAGCTGGCAGGTGCTGTTATTGCTTCGGCACTGATATTCCTCATAGCTTCAGGCTCGCCGTATTACAGCAGTTTTGACGGATTAGGGCAAAACGGGTTTGGTTACGGTTATGGCGGAGAATATAATGTATTTTCAGCTGCTGTCTTTGAATTCGTGGCTACATTTATCTTTGTTTTTGTAATACTGGGTGCTACACATAAGAATTCCAATACGAAATTTGCCGGACTGGTAATAGGACTTACTCTTGTTATGATACATATTATAGGAATACAGATTACCGGAGTATCAGTAAATCCTGCACGTAGCTTCGGGCCTGCTTTATTTAGCGTTACGGCTTTGTCACAGTTATGGCTGTTTATTATTTTTCCGCTGCTGGGCGGTGGACTCGCAGGTTTTGTTTATAAAAAATGTTTGATATTTGATACAGAAAGTTAG